Proteins from a genomic interval of Piscinibacter sp. HJYY11:
- a CDS encoding CrpP-related protein — MAESNKQRTKRNHRRGREAAELARQGAKSAVRGDSPPVNPMDHDENSPPATGESVDEWKSRRDAWQAGYDQQSKVIQSTQPPPPVGRDDDHD, encoded by the coding sequence ATGGCTGAGAGCAACAAGCAGCGCACGAAGCGCAACCACCGCCGCGGCCGCGAGGCGGCGGAACTTGCTCGCCAGGGCGCGAAGTCGGCGGTGCGAGGCGACAGTCCTCCGGTGAACCCAATGGACCACGATGAAAACTCGCCGCCGGCGACAGGTGAGTCGGTTGACGAGTGGAAAAGCCGGCGCGATGCCTGGCAAGCCGGGTACGACCAACAATCCAAGGTCATTCAAAGCACCCAGCCGCCTCCGCCAGTGGGTCGCGATGATGACCACGACTGA
- a CDS encoding trypsin-like peptidase domain-containing protein gives MTLIDPLLFATTRVSTFTGTRSLTNASGFFFRRAKKLFLVTSRHVFLDELRQHRPDRIEIELHVDADNAARSTGWSMLLYDHRRATWRQGVDQGGEVDVAAIEIEEGKLPAGTVVPAFTPHDLAGEDDEIPLGQALVIPGFPLGFHDATHHLPVTRAATLASPWGLRFQGKGFFLTDARTHSGTSGAPVVMSLQRDGLSGTPPLRWKLLGVHSSRMDMGNRDREVDEYLGLNVSWYTDILMTLTASADGPL, from the coding sequence ATGACCTTGATCGACCCACTGCTGTTTGCCACCACGCGCGTCTCCACGTTCACCGGCACGCGAAGTCTCACAAACGCCAGCGGTTTCTTCTTTCGCCGCGCAAAGAAGCTGTTCCTGGTGACCAGCCGTCACGTTTTTCTTGATGAGTTGCGCCAACATCGCCCGGACCGGATCGAGATCGAGTTGCATGTCGATGCCGACAACGCCGCGCGATCGACCGGCTGGTCGATGCTTCTGTATGACCATAGGCGAGCCACCTGGCGTCAAGGGGTCGACCAAGGTGGGGAGGTTGACGTCGCGGCAATCGAGATTGAGGAAGGCAAGCTCCCAGCGGGCACTGTCGTTCCTGCCTTCACACCCCATGACCTGGCCGGCGAAGACGACGAGATTCCACTCGGGCAAGCTTTGGTGATCCCAGGCTTTCCACTCGGCTTTCACGACGCAACGCACCACCTCCCGGTGACACGTGCAGCCACACTGGCGTCACCTTGGGGACTGCGCTTCCAGGGCAAAGGCTTCTTTCTGACGGACGCACGGACGCACAGCGGAACGAGTGGTGCACCCGTGGTGATGAGCTTACAGAGAGACGGCTTGAGTGGAACGCCGCCGCTGCGCTGGAAATTGCTTGGCGTTCACTCGTCTCGCATGGACATGGGCAACCGAGACCGCGAAGTAGACGAGTACCTCGGCCTCAACGTCTCCTGGTACACCGACATCCTCATGACCCTCACGGCTTCAGCAGACGGGCCTTTGTAG
- a CDS encoding DUF5666 domain-containing protein, giving the protein MRHWPLPQPWSTVALSLATSLCLLLTAALPGCGGVDSGGTGQTVENPTASAGPITGFGSIIVNGIRYDESRASIVDDDGVTHPPSDLRLGMVVEVQGSVRGGTTEGTASRIQFGQEISGPVNSVNVSGSSLVVLGQTVQVDDGTLFGGFGGGLSTVAPGQLADVYGFQDPVSGSYTATRIERRASLTRYVLRGTLGNLAGPPVRNFSIGTATIDYSTVAPQALPTLSNGLRVRVTLNTTPVSGRWVATSVRTSQYSFPDNSEAKVEGFVSSFTSRSDFLVAGVRVDASAPGLIVRHGTVADLANGVRVRIEGEMRAGVLVADVLDFKRGRREEFELHGPVETLSVGSQTLVLRGMTVRWDGDTRFTGGRVSDLAEGVRVEVRGSAAGTQVLAESIRFERP; this is encoded by the coding sequence ATGAGGCACTGGCCTTTGCCGCAACCCTGGTCCACCGTGGCGCTGTCACTCGCCACGTCGCTCTGCCTCTTGTTGACGGCCGCACTGCCCGGGTGTGGTGGCGTCGACAGCGGAGGCACCGGCCAGACGGTCGAGAACCCCACGGCGTCTGCCGGTCCCATCACGGGCTTCGGCTCCATCATCGTCAACGGCATCCGCTACGACGAGAGCCGGGCGAGCATCGTCGACGACGATGGCGTCACCCACCCGCCGAGCGATCTGCGCCTGGGCATGGTCGTCGAGGTGCAAGGCAGCGTGCGTGGAGGCACGACCGAGGGCACCGCCAGCCGCATCCAGTTCGGCCAGGAAATCAGCGGGCCGGTCAACTCGGTCAACGTGTCGGGCTCGAGCCTGGTGGTGCTGGGGCAGACGGTGCAGGTCGACGACGGCACGCTCTTCGGCGGCTTCGGCGGCGGGCTGTCGACCGTGGCACCTGGGCAACTGGCCGACGTCTATGGGTTCCAGGACCCGGTGTCCGGCAGCTACACCGCGACCCGCATCGAACGCCGGGCCTCGCTGACGCGCTACGTGCTTCGGGGAACGCTGGGCAACCTCGCCGGGCCACCGGTGCGCAATTTCTCGATCGGCACGGCGACGATCGACTACAGCACGGTCGCGCCGCAGGCGTTGCCGACGCTGTCGAACGGGCTGCGGGTGCGGGTCACCCTGAACACCACGCCGGTGTCGGGCCGCTGGGTCGCCACGAGCGTGCGGACGTCGCAGTACAGCTTCCCCGACAACAGCGAAGCCAAGGTCGAGGGTTTCGTCAGCAGCTTCACCAGCCGCTCGGACTTCCTGGTCGCCGGTGTGCGGGTCGATGCGAGCGCGCCCGGCCTGATCGTCCGTCACGGGACCGTGGCCGACCTGGCCAACGGCGTGCGGGTGAGGATCGAAGGCGAGATGCGCGCCGGCGTGCTGGTGGCCGACGTCCTCGATTTCAAGCGCGGCAGGCGGGAAGAATTCGAGCTGCACGGTCCCGTCGAAACGCTGAGCGTCGGCAGCCAGACGCTGGTGTTGCGTGGCATGACGGTGCGTTGGGACGGCGACACCCGGTTCACGGGCGGTCGGGTGAGCGACCTGGCCGAGGGTGTGCGGGTCGAAGTGAGAGGCTCGGCCGCGGGAACGCAGGTGCTGGCCGAATCGATCCGCTTCGAGCGTCCTTAG
- a CDS encoding DUF6502 family protein, whose amino-acid sequence MCRSRTPATVRHFTVFPRALSADSRTPPGTQSSSSTQSALLDACRAVLTPLARLAIARGLHHSDLDELLRAAFVEAALDAHPDVTPHRAVSRVSTTTGLHRREVNRLLQREPVTGAKPTAATQLFTRWLSDPAWRKHASLPRLGAQNSFEALAQSVTKDVHPRSLLEELCRLGLARIDEASDRVELIKERFAPAGDEPRMLGFVASNVGDHLRAAVTNVLADTPPHLEQAVFADGLSPDSLQELQPLIREQWQHLLRTLAPMLQNAIDKDAAEGRAQDQRVRVGLYAFHAPMTESSRADVGSGEDHHKAPRRAARKTGSKETK is encoded by the coding sequence ATGTGCAGGTCGCGCACTCCTGCTACCGTCCGCCACTTCACTGTTTTCCCGCGCGCTTTGTCTGCCGACAGTCGTACCCCACCCGGCACACAGTCCTCCTCGTCAACGCAGTCCGCTCTCCTGGACGCTTGTCGCGCTGTTCTGACTCCGCTCGCCAGGCTCGCCATCGCGCGAGGCCTGCACCATTCCGACCTCGACGAGCTTCTTCGCGCGGCCTTCGTCGAAGCAGCACTCGACGCACACCCCGACGTCACGCCGCACCGCGCCGTGAGCCGCGTCAGCACGACCACCGGCCTGCATCGCCGCGAGGTCAACCGGCTCCTCCAGCGTGAGCCTGTCACCGGCGCCAAGCCCACCGCAGCCACACAGCTCTTCACGCGTTGGCTCAGCGATCCGGCGTGGCGCAAGCACGCCTCGCTTCCGCGCCTGGGCGCACAGAACAGCTTCGAGGCGCTCGCCCAGTCGGTGACGAAAGACGTGCACCCGCGCAGCCTGCTGGAAGAGCTGTGCCGCCTGGGCCTCGCGCGCATCGATGAAGCGAGCGACCGTGTCGAGCTGATCAAGGAGCGCTTCGCGCCCGCCGGCGACGAGCCTCGGATGCTCGGTTTCGTGGCCAGCAACGTGGGCGACCATCTGCGAGCCGCGGTGACCAACGTGCTCGCCGACACGCCACCGCATCTCGAGCAGGCGGTGTTCGCAGACGGCCTGTCGCCCGATTCACTGCAGGAGCTGCAACCCTTGATCCGCGAGCAGTGGCAGCACCTGCTGCGCACGCTCGCGCCCATGTTGCAGAACGCCATCGACAAGGACGCGGCGGAGGGCCGCGCACAAGACCAGCGGGTGCGTGTCGGCTTGTATGCCTTTCACGCGCCGATGACCGAATCGTCACGAGCAGACGTTGGCTCAGGGGAGGACCACCATAAAGCGCCGCGGCGCGCAGCCCGGAAAACGGGTTCGAAGGAGACGAAATGA
- a CDS encoding GGDEF domain-containing protein has protein sequence MPAPELVGATPLPAPFPQAKDEASPQRFTWLLGHEPRMRTYLSRTMVNCLPYGVGTLVAVQCAALGVMSTALATALVVSRALSLLAIYLALRSGWSQRFRDPSLSLLQVVTALLWTATMYLLSGPMHTAMLPLLVLSMASATFHLDATRARHITWFAVLLMTGVMGAATLIDSQVYAPKVQFCLWVIMASILPTGLLNSMQLKRLKHRLRTQREELRVALTRLHDLATHDELTGLANRAHMGEMLEQYLQRHRDGGEIFSIALLDLDFFKRVNDTHGHGVGDEVLKAFAEAMRHTVRESDLPARWGGEEFLILLPQSGAENARLVLERLREHFGSQVVSPSVPSLRASFSAGIVSPAPGETLAMALARADQALYAAKTAGRDRCCLG, from the coding sequence ATGCCAGCGCCTGAGCTCGTGGGTGCGACCCCGCTGCCAGCGCCCTTCCCCCAGGCGAAGGACGAGGCGTCGCCCCAGCGCTTCACCTGGCTGCTGGGCCACGAGCCCAGGATGCGGACGTACCTCAGCCGCACCATGGTCAACTGCCTGCCCTATGGGGTGGGCACGCTGGTCGCCGTCCAGTGCGCCGCGCTGGGCGTCATGTCCACCGCCCTCGCCACCGCGCTGGTGGTCAGCCGCGCGCTGTCGCTGCTGGCCATCTACCTGGCCCTGCGCAGTGGCTGGAGCCAGCGGTTCCGCGATCCGTCGCTCTCGCTCTTGCAGGTGGTGACCGCGCTCCTGTGGACGGCCACGATGTACCTGCTGAGCGGCCCGATGCACACCGCCATGCTGCCGCTCCTGGTGCTGTCGATGGCCTCGGCGACCTTCCACCTCGACGCCACGCGCGCCCGCCACATCACCTGGTTCGCGGTGCTGCTGATGACGGGCGTGATGGGCGCGGCCACGCTCATCGACAGCCAGGTCTACGCGCCCAAGGTGCAGTTCTGCCTGTGGGTGATCATGGCGAGCATCCTGCCCACGGGGCTGCTCAACAGCATGCAGCTCAAGCGGCTCAAGCACCGCCTCAGGACGCAGCGCGAGGAGCTGCGCGTCGCCTTGACGAGGCTGCACGACCTGGCCACCCACGACGAGCTCACCGGCCTGGCCAACCGCGCGCACATGGGCGAGATGCTCGAGCAGTACCTGCAGCGGCACCGCGACGGCGGCGAGATCTTCTCCATCGCCCTGCTCGACCTCGACTTCTTCAAGCGCGTGAACGACACGCACGGCCACGGCGTGGGCGACGAGGTGCTCAAGGCCTTTGCCGAGGCCATGCGCCACACGGTGCGCGAGAGCGATCTGCCCGCCCGCTGGGGCGGCGAGGAGTTCCTCATCCTGCTGCCGCAGTCGGGTGCCGAGAACGCCCGCCTCGTGCTGGAGCGGCTGCGCGAGCACTTCGGCTCGCAGGTGGTGTCGCCAAGCGTGCCGTCGCTGCGCGCATCGTTCTCCGCCGGCATCGTGAGCCCCGCGCCGGGCGAAACGCTTGCGATGGCGCTGGCGCGCGCCGACCAGGCACTCTATGCGGCCAAGACCGCGGGGCGCGACCGCTGCTGCCTCGGCTGA
- a CDS encoding GGDEF domain-containing protein has product MPTTRSTEARQAPPPRGADRARRRRLKDKLADVLFGPEGPQRFSTKVSMTGLMTYVPCMLLVVYCGWAGLTPPQFVVPVVLAMVLTVAGFYAALRSGWSRRFADAGLILPQMLASITWDAIGYVLMGEAHAGMLMPAALTVTYGVFALHGRGAYAVQAYAIVLIGATMATMCVVDPAMFPVREAVLLYASFVVTILMLGWTGHQIAQLRQRERETRAELGATLEQIQQRATHDSLTGLHNRRHMQSALAHHLARAERDGMPLTIALLDIDHFKQVNDQHGHAAGDAVLAAFARVAEAALPPTELIGRWGGEEFLVLSTRGLSSEELRAQIDQVRAALLQQPIDVPTGRLCIDFSAGVASHQPGTPLPALIDSADQALYAAKQGGRGRSVIAGVQALPASGHTQIRSVVHASA; this is encoded by the coding sequence ATGCCCACCACCCGGTCCACCGAAGCACGCCAGGCTCCACCCCCCAGGGGTGCGGACCGGGCGCGCCGCCGGCGCCTGAAAGACAAGCTCGCCGACGTGCTGTTCGGTCCCGAAGGGCCGCAGCGCTTCAGCACCAAGGTGTCCATGACCGGGCTCATGACCTACGTGCCCTGCATGCTGCTGGTCGTCTACTGCGGCTGGGCGGGGCTCACGCCGCCGCAGTTCGTCGTCCCGGTCGTGCTGGCCATGGTGCTCACGGTCGCCGGCTTCTACGCGGCGCTGCGCAGCGGCTGGTCGAGGCGCTTCGCCGACGCCGGGCTCATCCTTCCGCAGATGCTGGCATCGATCACCTGGGATGCGATCGGCTACGTGCTCATGGGCGAGGCGCATGCGGGCATGCTGATGCCGGCGGCACTGACCGTGACCTATGGCGTGTTTGCCCTGCACGGCCGCGGCGCCTACGCCGTGCAGGCCTACGCGATCGTGCTCATCGGGGCCACGATGGCCACCATGTGCGTGGTCGATCCGGCGATGTTCCCGGTGCGCGAAGCGGTGCTGCTGTACGCCAGCTTCGTCGTCACCATCCTGATGCTCGGCTGGACGGGCCACCAGATCGCCCAGCTGCGCCAGCGCGAGCGCGAGACGCGCGCAGAGCTTGGCGCCACGCTCGAGCAGATCCAGCAGCGGGCCACGCACGACAGCCTGACCGGCCTGCACAACCGCCGCCACATGCAATCGGCACTCGCCCACCACCTGGCCCGCGCCGAGCGCGACGGCATGCCGCTCACGATCGCCCTGCTCGACATCGACCATTTCAAGCAGGTGAACGACCAGCACGGCCACGCCGCGGGCGACGCCGTGCTCGCCGCCTTTGCCCGCGTGGCCGAAGCGGCGCTGCCGCCCACCGAACTGATCGGGCGCTGGGGCGGCGAGGAGTTCCTGGTGCTCAGCACGCGCGGCCTGTCGAGTGAAGAACTCCGGGCCCAGATCGACCAGGTGCGCGCCGCCCTGCTGCAGCAGCCGATCGACGTGCCCACCGGCCGCCTGTGCATCGACTTCTCGGCCGGCGTGGCCTCGCATCAGCCGGGCACGCCGCTCCCGGCCTTGATCGACAGCGCCGACCAGGCGCTCTATGCGGCCAAGCAGGGCGGTCGCGGGCGCAGCGTCATCGCCGGCGTCCAGGCACTGCCAGCCTCCGGCCACACTCAGATCCGGAGCGTCGTCCATGCCAGCGCCTGA
- a CDS encoding MHYT domain-containing protein translates to MLVGYYETPLVLLSVLVAILASYTALSLAERVSSSQGQAARWWIAGGAFAMGTGIWAMHFVGMLAFRLPIPLGYDLGITLLSWLLPILVSAIALWQLGGVALSWPALARSAVLLGIGIVAMHYVGMAAMRMEPGIVYDPMLVAASFAIAIAAAAAALWIGFRLRASASPHVWIYRLAAAIVMGFAIVGMHYTGMGAANFPGNSICRAATGQFTLTQLATVVVVATVAVLAIALLTTVYDARLEARTAVLALSQQTAQERQQMLERERALRLEAERLSALKDEFLATLSHELRTPLNAVLGWAQILRTRHDEELIRKGVDTIERNARLQARLIDDLLDMSRIVSGRVRLEPELVEPWMVVEAAVEAVRPAMFSKQIELTADLDRHSGRVWADPSRLQQVMWNLLSNASKFTPAQGTVRVELRREQGQVVVRVIDSGIGIAGDFLPHVFERFRQADASTTRRHGGLGLGLAICRQLVELHGGTVAVSSEGLGRGTTFTVRLPLPSATPPPRDASPASLASPAARQPAVPQEDLTGTTVLVVDDEPDARILVQQLLGDRGARVLIASSGAAALALLPEARPDLVVSDIGMPEMDGFEFIRRVRAQPDPAIAGVKAIALTAFTRAEDHHRALRDGFDAFLQKPLDAAMLVSQVARLTRLAPASEPH, encoded by the coding sequence ATGTTGGTCGGCTACTACGAAACACCGCTGGTCCTGCTCTCGGTCCTCGTGGCCATCCTGGCCTCGTACACGGCGCTGAGCCTGGCCGAGCGTGTCTCCAGTTCGCAAGGCCAGGCCGCGCGCTGGTGGATCGCCGGAGGCGCCTTCGCCATGGGCACGGGCATCTGGGCCATGCACTTCGTGGGCATGCTGGCGTTTCGACTGCCCATCCCGCTCGGCTACGACCTCGGCATCACGCTGCTGTCGTGGCTGCTGCCCATCCTCGTGTCGGCCATCGCGCTGTGGCAACTGGGCGGCGTCGCACTGTCGTGGCCGGCGCTTGCGCGGTCGGCGGTGCTGCTGGGCATCGGCATCGTCGCCATGCACTACGTCGGCATGGCCGCCATGCGCATGGAGCCGGGCATCGTCTACGACCCCATGCTCGTGGCCGCATCGTTCGCGATCGCGATCGCGGCGGCGGCCGCCGCCTTGTGGATCGGTTTCCGCCTGCGCGCCAGCGCATCGCCGCACGTGTGGATCTACCGCCTGGCCGCGGCCATCGTGATGGGCTTTGCGATCGTCGGCATGCACTACACCGGCATGGGCGCGGCCAACTTCCCCGGCAACAGCATCTGCCGCGCCGCCACCGGCCAGTTCACCCTCACGCAACTCGCCACGGTGGTCGTGGTCGCCACCGTGGCGGTGCTCGCCATCGCGCTCCTCACGACGGTGTACGACGCGCGCCTGGAGGCACGCACCGCGGTGCTCGCGCTCTCGCAGCAGACCGCCCAGGAACGCCAGCAGATGCTGGAGCGCGAGCGCGCCCTGCGCCTCGAGGCCGAGCGCCTGAGCGCATTGAAGGATGAATTCCTCGCCACGCTGTCGCACGAGCTGCGCACGCCGCTCAACGCCGTGCTCGGCTGGGCGCAGATCCTGCGCACGCGCCATGACGAGGAGCTCATCCGCAAGGGGGTCGACACCATCGAGCGCAACGCGCGCCTGCAGGCCCGCCTGATCGACGACCTGCTCGACATGAGCCGCATCGTCTCCGGCCGCGTGCGGCTCGAGCCCGAGCTGGTCGAGCCGTGGATGGTGGTCGAGGCCGCCGTGGAAGCCGTGCGCCCCGCCATGTTCTCTAAGCAGATCGAGCTCACGGCCGACCTCGACCGCCACAGCGGCCGCGTGTGGGCCGACCCGAGCCGCCTGCAGCAGGTGATGTGGAACCTGCTGTCGAACGCGTCGAAGTTCACGCCGGCGCAAGGCACGGTGCGCGTGGAGTTGCGTCGCGAGCAGGGCCAGGTGGTGGTGCGGGTGATCGACAGCGGCATCGGCATCGCCGGCGACTTCCTGCCGCATGTGTTCGAGCGCTTCCGCCAGGCCGATGCCTCCACCACGCGGCGGCACGGCGGCCTGGGCCTGGGGCTGGCCATCTGCCGCCAGCTGGTGGAGTTGCACGGCGGCACGGTCGCGGTGAGCAGCGAAGGGCTCGGCCGGGGCACGACGTTCACCGTGCGCCTGCCCCTGCCCTCGGCCACGCCGCCGCCGCGCGACGCATCACCAGCGAGCCTTGCCAGCCCGGCCGCGCGCCAGCCGGCGGTGCCGCAGGAAGACCTGACGGGCACCACCGTCCTCGTGGTGGACGACGAGCCCGATGCCCGCATCCTCGTCCAGCAACTGCTCGGCGACCGCGGCGCCCGGGTGCTGATCGCCTCCAGCGGCGCGGCTGCACTCGCGCTCCTGCCCGAGGCACGGCCCGACCTCGTCGTCAGCGACATCGGCATGCCCGAGATGGACGGCTTCGAGTTCATCCGCCGCGTGCGCGCACAGCCCGACCCCGCCATCGCCGGCGTGAAGGCCATCGCGCTCACCGCGTTCACCCGGGCCGAGGACCACCACCGCGCGCTGCGCGATGGCTTCGATGCGTTCCTGCAGAAGCCGCTGGACGCGGCGATGCTGGTGTCGCAGGTGGCCCGGCTGACGCGGCTAGCGCCGGCGTCCGAGCCGCACTGA
- a CDS encoding AI-2E family transporter — protein MHTEDLQRKAFLALLVAVTVAFLWVIFPVFGAVLWAVTFAILFRPLQRSLRSSMRLPPAVAAALTTLLVLLLVILPAVVVSGFVVEEAAALVQKLRSGEIDLTALYRRMLGALPSWATRTLEGAGLGDLSSLQDRIKQTAADGSQPIARRLWTMGQGTLDFAVNFFVMLYLLFFLLRDGPELLKRVGRAVPLEPTVQQRLAKNFSTVVRSTVKGNVVVALIQGALGGIALLVLGIPGAVLWAVVMAFLSLLPAVGAALVWGPIAIYLLSTGQVAQGIGLIAFGTLVIGLVDNVLRPILVGKETRMPDWVVLISTIGGMSLFGINGFVIGPVLAALFIAVWDLTTDDSTARPQPDP, from the coding sequence ATGCACACAGAAGATCTCCAACGAAAAGCATTCCTCGCCCTGCTGGTGGCCGTGACGGTGGCCTTCCTGTGGGTGATCTTCCCGGTGTTCGGCGCGGTGCTGTGGGCGGTGACCTTCGCCATCCTCTTCAGGCCGCTGCAGCGCAGCCTGCGTTCCAGCATGCGGCTGCCACCTGCGGTTGCCGCCGCGCTCACGACCTTGCTCGTGCTGCTCCTCGTGATCCTGCCGGCGGTGGTGGTCTCGGGCTTCGTGGTCGAAGAGGCCGCCGCGCTCGTGCAGAAGCTGCGTTCGGGCGAGATCGACCTCACCGCGCTCTACCGGCGCATGCTGGGCGCCCTGCCCTCCTGGGCGACGCGCACCCTCGAAGGCGCAGGGCTCGGCGACCTGTCCAGCCTGCAGGACAGGATCAAGCAGACCGCGGCCGACGGCTCGCAGCCCATCGCACGCCGGCTGTGGACCATGGGCCAGGGCACGCTCGACTTCGCCGTCAACTTCTTCGTGATGCTCTACCTGCTCTTCTTCCTGCTGCGCGACGGACCCGAGCTGCTCAAGCGCGTGGGCCGCGCCGTGCCGCTCGAGCCCACGGTGCAGCAGCGCCTGGCCAAGAACTTCAGCACCGTGGTGCGTTCCACGGTCAAGGGCAACGTGGTCGTCGCCTTGATCCAGGGCGCGCTCGGCGGCATAGCGCTGCTCGTGCTGGGTATTCCCGGCGCGGTGCTCTGGGCGGTGGTGATGGCCTTCCTGTCGCTGCTGCCGGCGGTGGGGGCGGCGCTGGTGTGGGGCCCCATCGCGATCTATCTGCTGTCGACCGGCCAAGTGGCGCAGGGCATCGGGCTCATCGCCTTCGGCACGCTCGTGATCGGCCTCGTCGACAACGTGCTGCGCCCCATCCTCGTCGGCAAGGAAACGCGCATGCCCGACTGGGTGGTGCTCATCTCCACCATCGGCGGCATGTCGCTCTTCGGCATCAACGGCTTCGTGATCGGGCCGGTGCTGGCTGCGCTGTTCATCGCCGTGTGGGACCTCACCACCGACGACTCGACAGCGAGGCCTCAGCCAGACCCCTGA
- a CDS encoding TetR/AcrR family transcriptional regulator, whose translation MPPRTPASPPPRRTQLERRQDAEQRLLESAIELIGQKGVNGLTLSEVGEKAGYSRGLVSHHYGSRDAFLRVVAQSLRQRFVDAEQQTHHEPGLDALIANVELYLSGSSPASRAVNVLLTEAIVAGGSLLEDMRAFTATSRKYFANQIRAGIARGEIRGDIDPDAQAAMILGMLRGVAAQALLDEKVQKGKMRAEMVATIRRMLSVS comes from the coding sequence ATGCCCCCGCGCACGCCTGCCTCACCGCCGCCACGCCGCACCCAGCTCGAACGCAGACAGGACGCCGAGCAACGCCTGCTCGAAAGCGCCATCGAACTGATCGGCCAGAAGGGCGTGAACGGGCTGACGCTGAGCGAAGTGGGCGAGAAGGCCGGCTACAGCCGCGGGCTGGTGTCGCACCACTACGGCAGCCGCGACGCCTTTCTTCGCGTGGTGGCGCAGTCGCTGCGCCAGCGCTTCGTCGACGCCGAGCAGCAGACGCACCACGAGCCCGGGCTCGATGCCTTGATCGCCAACGTGGAGCTCTACCTCTCGGGCAGCAGCCCCGCGTCGCGTGCGGTGAACGTCTTGCTCACCGAGGCGATCGTCGCGGGGGGCAGCCTGCTGGAAGACATGCGCGCGTTCACCGCGACGTCGCGCAAGTACTTCGCCAACCAGATCCGCGCCGGCATCGCGCGCGGCGAGATCCGCGGTGACATCGACCCCGACGCGCAGGCCGCGATGATCCTCGGCATGCTGCGCGGCGTGGCGGCGCAGGCGCTGCTCGACGAGAAGGTGCAGAAGGGAAAGATGCGCGCGGAGATGGTGGCGACGATCCGGCGGATGTTGTCGGTGTCCTAG
- a CDS encoding quinone oxidoreductase, which translates to MSTLLRPAVLARRHGGPEVLEYTDIEVADPGPGELRIVQHAIGLNYADVYQRQGAHGPHGTTQFPVVLGSQGAGVVESVGEGVQGFQVGEAVAYVHPGAYAAVRCVPASRTLLLPAGLTLETAAATLLRGMTAEYLLHRLYAVQHGDRVLIHAAAGGMGMILSSWARALGAEVIGTVGSEAKRETALAHGCHHVIDYRRENFVERVREITHGAGVAVVYDAVGKDVFLPSLDCLQTRGMAINFGTASGDVEAFDLQRLHAKSLTVCRPTLRSFIATREELQHSASVFAAAVRKGAVKAEVHRRYALRDVQQAHRELESRATTGAAILAP; encoded by the coding sequence ATGAGCACGCTGCTGCGTCCTGCTGTCCTCGCCCGCCGCCATGGCGGCCCCGAAGTGCTCGAGTACACCGACATCGAGGTGGCAGACCCCGGCCCGGGCGAGTTGCGCATTGTTCAGCACGCCATCGGGCTCAACTACGCGGATGTCTACCAACGCCAGGGCGCGCACGGGCCCCACGGCACCACGCAGTTCCCGGTCGTGCTGGGCTCGCAGGGTGCGGGGGTGGTCGAGTCGGTCGGCGAGGGGGTGCAGGGTTTCCAGGTCGGCGAGGCGGTGGCCTATGTGCACCCCGGCGCCTATGCCGCCGTGCGCTGCGTGCCGGCGAGCCGCACCCTGCTGCTGCCGGCGGGCCTGACGCTGGAGACGGCGGCGGCCACGCTGCTGCGCGGCATGACGGCCGAGTACCTGCTGCACAGGCTCTACGCCGTGCAGCATGGCGACCGGGTGCTCATCCACGCGGCCGCGGGCGGCATGGGCATGATCCTCTCGTCGTGGGCGCGCGCGCTGGGCGCCGAGGTGATCGGCACCGTGGGCTCCGAAGCCAAGCGCGAGACCGCGCTGGCACACGGCTGCCACCACGTCATCGACTACCGGCGGGAGAACTTCGTCGAGCGCGTGCGCGAGATCACCCACGGCGCCGGCGTGGCGGTGGTGTACGACGCGGTGGGGAAAGACGTCTTCCTGCCCTCGCTCGACTGCCTGCAGACACGCGGCATGGCGATCAATTTCGGCACCGCCTCAGGCGACGTCGAGGCCTTCGACCTGCAGCGCCTGCACGCCAAGTCGCTCACCGTCTGCCGGCCCACGCTGCGCAGCTTCATTGCCACGCGCGAGGAATTGCAGCACTCGGCCTCGGTCTTCGCCGCGGCGGTGCGCAAGGGCGCGGTCAAGGCGGAAGTCCATCGACGCTATGCGCTGCGCGATGTGCAGCAGGCTCACCGCGAGCTGGAGAGCCGCGCGACCACGGGCGCTGCGATCCTCGCCCCATGA